GACGCTCGCCGACCTCGCCGACCTCGCCCACGGGGCCGACGGCCGATCGGTCGGCGTCGTCTCGATCCCGATGTCGGTCGCGGGGATCGGGCTCAAATCGCTCGATCACGTTCCCGCGTCGGTGCTCGACGCCATTCCCGGCGTCCCGCGGATGGGTTCGGATCAGTTCCGGTCGCTGCAGTTCGACAACACCGTCGACCACAACGACGCGTCGGCGTTCGGGGTCGACGTTGAGGACCTGTTGACAGTCGCGGCGTATCTGGAGTCCGACGCGAATGCGGACGCAGCGCGCGCCTGATGCCACCGTTGTAGGCCCGTCCGCTCGGCGTTCCTCGGTCGTTCTGTCCGCTCAGCGTCAGACGTCGGCCGAAAGCTTATCAGGTCCCTGGGACCCTATTCGAACAAGACTTGCTATGAAACTCGCAATGATCGGCTTCGGGCAGGCCGGCGGGAAGATCCTCGACCGGTTCCTCGAATACGATTCCAGCCGAGGGACCGGCATCATCGGCCACGCCATCGCCGTCAACTCCGCGAAGGCGGACCTGATGGGGCTCGACTACGTGCCGAACGAAAACCGGGTTCTCATCGGGCAGTCGGTGGTGAAAGGCCACGGCGCCGGGACCGAGCCCGATCTGGGCGAGAAATGCGCCCGCGAGGATCTAGAGGAGATCCAAAGCGCGATCGACAAGATGGTCTCCTCGGAAATCGACGCGTTTTTGATAATCGCTGGACTCGGTGGCGGCACCGGCAGTGGCGGGTCGCCCATCCTCGCCGACCATCTCCAGCGGCTCTACGTCGAGCCAATCTACGGGCTCGGCATCCTCCCCAGCCGCGACGAGGGCGGGATCTACAACCGGAACGCCGCCCGATCGTTCCAGTCGTTCGCCGAGTCCGTCGACAATCTTCTCGTCTTCGACAACGACGCGTTCAAGACCGGCGGCGAGAGCATCGGCGAGGGGTACGCCGAAATCAACGACGAGATCATCACTCGCTTCGGCGCGCTGTTCTCGGCGGGCGAGGTGGAGGCCCTCGGGGACAACGTCGCCGAGAGCGTCGTCGACGCCTCCGAGATCATCAACACGCTCGGCGAACACGGGATCACCTCGATCGGCTACGCGAGCGAGCCAGTCGATCCCGGCGGGGGGAACTCGGGGCTGCTCGATCGGCTTCGCGGCGGCAGCAAGGACGAGAACGGCTTCTCGACGGCTGGCGATGCGACCAATCGGATCACCTCGCTCGTCCGAAAGGCGACACTCGGGAAGTTGACCCTGCAGTGTGAGGTCGACAGCACCGAGCGGGCGCTGCTTTTGGTGTCGGGGCCGCCCGACGCGCTCAACCGAAAAGGGATAGACAAGGCGCGGAAGTGGCTCGAAGACCAGACCAGCTGCATGGAGGTCCGGGCGGGCGACTACCCACTGCCCAACGAGAAGAAGGTTGCCGCCATCGTCGTGTTGGCCGGGGTCACAGACGTGCCCCGGGTCAAGGACATGCAGCGGATGGCGATCGAGGCCGAGGAGCGAAGCGAGGAGCTCAGATCACAGAGCAAAGACAACTTAGAGGACCTGATACAATACGGCGACGATGAAGAGTAGTACACTCGCCGCCACGCTCGTCGCCCTCCTGTTGTTCGGCACGCTGTTCGCGGGATCGGCCGCCGCAGTCGAGAGTACCGCCCAAGAACTCCCCGAGGAGTCGGAGGTTGGGACGGACTTCGAGGCGACGTTCGAGGTGACGAGCCTCTTCGACGAGTTCGAACGCTGGACGCTCGTCACGAACACGGACCTCGACAACGCGACTTGGACGATCCGGCGGTACAACCAGGCGGGCGACGAACTCTCCCGCGAGGACGTCGACGGGGCCTCGGCGACCGAACCGATCGACATCGACGACGACACGGCGAGCGTCGAGATCCGTGTCACCGGGACGACTCCGGAAATAAGCGAGTTGAGCTACGAGCCGCCGGATCGGTTCGTCGCTGCGAACTTCACGCTCGAGCGGGCGGGTGGCACCGAGCGCTCGATCGGGAGCCACGAGAGCCACCACTACACCGCCGAGAGCCGACAGGCCCGCGAGGCGATCGACAGCGCCAGCGAAAGCGTCGGGGACTCGGGCGGCGACGCGCGGGACTCCCTCGACAGCGCCATCTCGGCCTACGAGAGCGGGAACTTCGAGAACGCGATCGACCTGGCCGAGCGGGCCGAAAGCGAGGCCTCCCAGAGCCGGCTCGTCCGGAACGCGCTGCTCGGCGTCGGCGCCGTGATCGTGCTCGCGATCCTCGTCGGCGGCGGCTACTGGGTGTATAAATCCAGACAACAGGGGCCGAGCCGCCTGAAGTGATGGACGTCCTCGTCCCGTTCGCGGCGAGCCGGCCGAAGACGCGACTCGCCGGCGTGCTCGGCCCGGACGAACGCGCCGAGTTCGCGGCTGCGATGCGCCGAGACGTCTGTTCCGCAGTCGACTCGGCTGGCGGGTCGCCGACGGTTCTGTCGACGGATCCGATCGAGTCGGCGTGGCCGGTCGTCGTCGACGACCGGCCGCTGACGGAGGCGGTCGACGATCGGCTCGAACCGCCGGTCGCAGTCGTGATGGCGGACCTCGCGCTTGCGACCCCCGAAGCGCTGTCGCGGCTCCTCGGGGCGGACGGCGGCGTCGTTCTCGCCCCCGGCCTCGGCGGCGGGACGAACGCCATCGTCGTCCGGACGCCCGATTTCCACGTCGACTACCACGGCGCGTCGATCGCCGACCACCGACGGATCGCGGCGGACGTCGGGACGACGACGACGGTCG
The genomic region above belongs to Natronomonas moolapensis 8.8.11 and contains:
- the cofC gene encoding 2-phospho-L-lactate guanylyltransferase — protein: MDVLVPFAASRPKTRLAGVLGPDERAEFAAAMRRDVCSAVDSAGGSPTVLSTDPIESAWPVVVDDRPLTEAVDDRLEPPVAVVMADLALATPEALSRLLGADGGVVLAPGLGGGTNAIVVRTPDFHVDYHGASIADHRRIAADVGTTTTVDSFRLAVDVDETDDLAEVLLHGEGQAARWLREAGLELEMTGGRVTVSRSARR
- a CDS encoding tubulin/FtsZ family protein, giving the protein MKLAMIGFGQAGGKILDRFLEYDSSRGTGIIGHAIAVNSAKADLMGLDYVPNENRVLIGQSVVKGHGAGTEPDLGEKCAREDLEEIQSAIDKMVSSEIDAFLIIAGLGGGTGSGGSPILADHLQRLYVEPIYGLGILPSRDEGGIYNRNAARSFQSFAESVDNLLVFDNDAFKTGGESIGEGYAEINDEIITRFGALFSAGEVEALGDNVAESVVDASEIINTLGEHGITSIGYASEPVDPGGGNSGLLDRLRGGSKDENGFSTAGDATNRITSLVRKATLGKLTLQCEVDSTERALLLVSGPPDALNRKGIDKARKWLEDQTSCMEVRAGDYPLPNEKKVAAIVVLAGVTDVPRVKDMQRMAIEAEERSEELRSQSKDNLEDLIQYGDDEE